One Mercurialis annua linkage group LG3, ddMerAnnu1.2, whole genome shotgun sequence DNA window includes the following coding sequences:
- the LOC126673737 gene encoding protein STRUBBELIG-RECEPTOR FAMILY 6-like has product MEIWRKNEVVLITVLICILGCINGDTDPNDAAALRNMFNSFGSPGQLTKWTGNGGDPCGESWKGVTCTGTRVTEIKLSGLSLSGSIGYQFTSLPVLTNLDLSNNNFAGGIPYGLSRNLTRINFANNQLNGDIPYDFSSMTKLTYLNVAHNQLQNQLSDMFAKLSFLSTLDLSFNQLPGNLPWSFRNLSSITTLFLQNNRLTGTVDVLADLPLKNLNIANNQFTGWIPPQLKDIHPQTDGNNWNSGPAPPPPPGTPPAHRNPGRKPGGNNSPSESDGNGSKKSGISGGAIAGIIISLLVVGGIIAFFIIKKRSKKSSSDIEKLDQPFAPLASNEVQEMKAVQPPTAVSTKTFDSSVSFNLRPPPVDRHKSFDDDDFSAIPVVKKKTVTVPTDVTSYSIADLQIATGSFSVDRLLGEGSFGRVYQAQFDDGKVLAVKKIDTSTLSSDMSNDFLEMVSKISKLHHPNVTELMGYCSEHGQHLLVYEYHKNGSLHDFLHLSDEDSKPLIWNTRVKIALGTARALEYMHEVCSPSIIHKNIKSGNILLDAELNPHLSDSGLASFLPNAEQALNNNAGSGYGAPEVAMSGQYTLKSDVYGFGVVMLELLTGRKPFDSSRPRSEQSVVGWATPQLHDIDALSKMVDPALKGLYPVKSLSRFADVIALCVQPEPEFRPPMSEVVQALVRLVQRANMSKRTVGNEPGASRQAENTDAHDYM; this is encoded by the coding sequence ATGGAGATTTGGAGAAAAAATGAGGTGGTTTTGATTACTGTGTTAATCTGCATTCTGGGTTGTATTAATGGTGACACAGATCCAAATGATGCGGCTGCTTTAAGAAACATGTTCAACAGCTTTGGTTCACCAGGTCAGCTAACAAAATGGACAGGAAATGGTGGTGATCCATGTGGAGAGTCCTGGAAAGGTGTTACTTGCACGGGCACACGAGTTACTGAAATTAAACTATCCGGTCTTTCACTTTCTGGATCAATAGGCTATCAGTTTACCAGTTTGCCAGTATTAACAAACTTGGATTTgagtaataataattttgcaGGTGGTATACCTTATGGACTTTCTCGAAACTTGACACGGATAAATTTTGCTAATAATCAACTTAATGGGGATATTCCTTACGACTTTTCTTCGATGACTAAGCTTACTTATTTAAATGTTGCTCACAATCAGCTTCAGAATCAATTAAGTGACATGTTCGCGAAGCTGTCTTTCCTCTCCACACTGGATCTTTCCTTCAACCAACTTCCCGGTAACCTACCTTGGAGTTTTAGAAACCTTTCAAGCATCACCACATTGTTTTTGCAAAACAACCGGTTAACAGGCACTGTAGATGTCCTTGCTGATCTTCCTCTTAAAAATCTGAATATTGCAAATAATCAGTTTACTGGCTGGATCCCTCCACAGTTGAAGGATATCCATCCACAGACGGATGGTAATAACTGGAACTCAGGGCCTGCACCCCCTCCTCCACCCGGTACACCTCCTGCTCACAGAAACCCAGGTCGTAAACCTGGAGGTAATAACAGCCCATCTGAGAGTGATGGTAATGGCAGCAAAAAATCAGGAATAAGTGGCGGTGCCATAGCTGGGATAATTATATCCCTGTTAGTTGTTGGGGGAATAATTgcattttttatcattaagaaAAGATCCAAAAAGTCATCTTCTGATATAGAAAAGCTTGATCAGCCATTTGCTCCTCTTGCATCAAATGAAGTACAAGAAATGAAAGCCGTACAACCTCCCACCGCAGTCAGCACTAAGACATTTGATTCCTCAGTCTCCTTTAATCTTAGACCCCCGCCTGTTGATCGCCATAAATcatttgatgatgatgatttttCAGCAATTCCTGTTGTTAAGAAAAAGACTGTTACAGTTCCGACAGATGTCACATCATACTCAATAGCAGACCTGCAGATAGCTACAGGCAGCTTCAGTGTTGACCGTCTTCTTGGTGAGGGGTCTTTTGGACGTGTTTATCAAGCTCAATTTGATGATGGGAAGGTCCTTGCTGTGAAGAAAATAGATACATCCACTCTTTCGAGTGACATGTCTAATGATTTTCTGGAGATGGTTTCAAAAATCTCCAAGTTGCATCACCCTAATGTGACGGAACTTATGGGTTATTGTTCAGAGCATGGACAGCACCTGCTGGTCTATGAGTATCATAAAAATGGGTCGTTGCATGATTTCTTGCATCTGTCAGATGAAGACAGCAAGCCTTTGATATGGAATACTCGTGTCAAAATAGCTTTGGGGACTGCTCGTGCGTTGGAGTACATGCATGAAGTATGCTCACCAtctattattcataaaaatatcAAGTCAGGAAACATATTACTGGACGCAGAGCTCAATCCTCACCTTTCAGACTCTGGCCTGGCTAGCTTTCTCCCTAATGCAGAGCAGGCATTGAACAATAATGCAGGATCTGGATATGGTGCACCTGAGGTAGCCATGTCCGGTCAATATACTCTCAAGAGTGATGTTTACGGTTTTGGAGTTGTCATGTTAGAGCTTCTCACTGGGCGTAAACCATTTGACAGCTCGAGACCAAGATCTGAGCAGTCTGTGGTTGGATGGGCTACACCTCAGCTCCATGATATTGATGCTCTGTCTAAAATGGTCGATCCGGCTCTCAAAGGACTCTACCCTGTCAAATCTCTCTCTCGGTTTGCTGACGTTATTGCTCTGTGTGTCCAGCCGGAGCCAGAGTTCCGACCGCCAATGTCAGAAGTGGTTCAGGCATTGGTTCGGTTAGTGCAGCGAGCTAACATGAGCAAGAGAACAGTTGGAAATGAACCAGGAGCATCCCGACAAGCTGAAAATACAGATGCACATGACTACATGTAA
- the LOC126675484 gene encoding flavonoid 3'-monooxygenase, translating to MLFLILITIFTALFLYFLLHLRRGSSRRLPPGPKPWPIVGNLPHLGPKPHQTMANLARTYGPLMHLRMGFVDVAVAASASVAAQFLKVHDINFSNRPPTTGGKHIAYNNQDLVFAPYGPRWRLLRKISSVHLFSNKALDDFRHVREEEVAVLTRALASESKTPIDLGQLLNVCVTNALGRVMIGRRVFSDDIRGGAAKEADNFKSMVVELMKLAGVFNIGEFIPALEWLDLQGVTSKMKKLHKRFDAFLSEIVEDHKTSHGSELKHNDLLSTLISLKEDDDAHEGGRLTDIEIKALLLDLFTAGTDTTSSTVEWAIAELIRHPKILAQARLELDSIVGSDRLVTELDLTQLPYLQAVVKETFRLHPSTPLSLPRIATNSCEINGYYIPKGSTLLVNVWAIARDPDVWTDPLEFRPERFLPSGEKCNVDFKGNDFELIPFGAGRRICAGMSLGLRMVSLLMATLIHAFDWELGNGMKAEELNMEEAYGLTLQRLEPLMVHPKPRLSPNVYG from the exons ATGCTATTTCTCATTCTAATCACCATTTTCACTGCACTTTTTCTTTACTTCCTCCTCCACCTCCGCCGCGGCAGCTCACGGCGTCTTCCGCCGGGACCTAAGCCATGGCCTATCGTCGGAAACTTACCCCACTTAGGCCCCAAGCCACACCAAACCATGGCTAATTTGGCTCGTACTTACGGACCTCTGATGCACCTTCGCATGGGGTTCGTTGATGTGGCTGTGGCTGCATCTGCGTCGGTTGCAGCTCAGTTCTTGAAAGTTCATGACATTAACTTCTCTAATCGGCCGCCGACGACCGGCGGTAAACATATTGCTTATAATAACCAAGACCTGGTTTTTGCACCTTATGGTCCACGGTGGCGTTTGCTTCGGAAGATTTCCTCCGTTCATCTTTTCTCTAATAAGGCTTTGGATGATTTTAGACACGTTAGAGAG GAAGAAGTGGCAGTACTCACGCGTGCCTTAGCAAGTGAAAGCAAAACCCCAATAGATTTAGGACAATTACTGAACGTGTGCGTAACAAACGCATTAGGACGCGTGATGATAGGCAGAAGAGTCTTCAGCGACGATATTCGCGGCGGCGCCGCAAAAGAAGCAGATAATTTCAAGTCAATGGTGGTGGAGCTGATGAAATTGGCCGGAGTATTCAACATCGGAGAGTTTATTCCGGCACTAGAATGGCTAGACTTACAAGGAGTAACATCTAAAATGAAGAAGTTACATAAAAGATTTGATGCATTTTTGAGTGAAATTGTGGAGGATCACAAGACCAGCCATGGCAGTGAATTAAAACACAATGATTTGTTAAGTACATTAATTTCTTTGAAGGAGGACGATGATGCTCATGAAGGAGGCAGACTCACCGACATTGAAATCAAAGCATTATTATTG GATCTGTTTACAGCAGGAACTGATACAACATCAAGCACAGTAGAGTGGGCTATTGCAGAGCTTATCAGGCACCCAAAAATCCTAGCTCAAGCCCGGCTCGAGCTTGATTCAATTGTGGGTTCAGACCGACTCGTAACCGAGTTGGATCTGACCCAACTCCCTTACCTACAAGCAGTAGTCAAAGAAACATTCAGATTGCACCCATCAACTCCATTATCTCTACCTAGAATAGCCACCAATAGTTGTGAAATAAATGGCTATTACATTCCAAAAGGCTCTACCCTTTTGGTAAATGTATGGGCTATAGCCCGCGATCCAGACGTGTGGACCGACCCGCTAGAGTTTCGGCCCGAACGATTTTTACCGAGCGGTGAAAAGTGCAATGTGGATTTTAAGGGAAACGATTTCGAGTTAATACCGTTTGGTGCTGGACGAAGAATATGTGCCGGAATGAGCTTGGGGCTGAGGATGGTTAGTCTATTGATGGCAACTTTAATTCATGCATTTGATTGGGAGTTGGGAAATGGAATGAAAGCTGAGGAATTGAATATGGAAGAAGCTTATGGGCTCACTTTACAGCGTCTTGAGCCATTGATGGTGCACCCTAAGCCAAGGCTATCACCAAATGTATATGGTTAA